The following is a genomic window from Chitinophaga caseinilytica.
GGGAGGAAGCCTTAGCTGGGTGCACCTCATCCTCCACGAGCCCGCACCGCTTTACATCAGTTCTTCAATCGCTGCCCATTTCATTTGCTTCGGATTACGGGGAAATATGGAAGCCGATGGCTTCCGGAGCATCGCCCATCATGCCGTACGCCAATTTGTTCAGCCGGGTGTGATTGCCGGCGTGCATGCAGGGGAATATGAGTTTTGCTGTATATCTATCGATGAAGGAAAGGAAACTTCCTGGCGGGAAACCGCTTTGCTGCCCGAAACAATTACCGTGCTGGAACAGATCCGCCGCATACCGTGGTCGGCCGCCAGCATCCCGGTGCTGAATAGTTGGGTGCAACTGCTTTCCCGCCTGATGGAAGCCACTTCGCAAATGCCCGCTGGTATACGCACTACACTACGGCACATTGCCGACAATTATGCGGAGCCCATCAGCGTAAAGCGCCTGGCCAGGATGGCGGGCC
Proteins encoded in this region:
- a CDS encoding AraC family transcriptional regulator, with translation MNGISHPSIRLHAADPLLVDSHEGRIAAYTDTTISGHLACRSVLLPGGSLSWVHLILHEPAPLYISSSIAAHFICFGLRGNMEADGFRSIAHHAVRQFVQPGVIAGVHAGEYEFCCISIDEGKETSWRETALLPETITVLEQIRRIPWSAASIPVLNSWVQLLSRLMEATSQMPAGIRTTLRHIADNYAEPISVKRLARMAGLNINAYTIRFREATGSTPSAYIQRVRIEAGRELLKDKRLTIDVISASSGFTSRHYFSRVFRHHFGLSPAEFRRNAQKSEKLHLKN